A genomic stretch from Aedes albopictus strain Foshan chromosome 2, AalbF5, whole genome shotgun sequence includes:
- the LOC109429045 gene encoding MIP18 family protein galla-1: MLSFFRRKTSEDLSVSPSSSSAVAPSPKKEVTPSPTLSQLGYRSADDLRETIYDFLRTIRDPEKPNTLEDLKVVYEEGIFVQEPTEGNVYVVRIEFNPTVPHCSLATLIGLCIRIKIQRNINHNLKLDIYIKKGAHSTEEEINKQINDKERIAAAMENPNLRQLVESCIKEED; the protein is encoded by the exons ATGTTGTCGTTTTTCCGAAGAAAGACCTCAGAAGATCTCAGTGTATCACCCAGCAGTTCCAGTGCCGTCGCCCCATCACCGAAGAAAGAAGTCACGCCATCACCGACCTTATCGCAGCTCGGTTACCGCAGTGCGGACGATCTGAGAGAAACAATCTATG ATTTCCTGCGTACCATCCGAGATCCGGAGAAGCCAAACACACTGGAGGACCTGAAGGTGGTTTACGAGGAGGGCATCTTCGTCCAGGAACCAACCGAGGGCAACGTTTATGTGGTGCGAATCGAGTTCAACCCGACGGTACCGCACTGCTCGTTGGCCACTCTTATTGGACTGTGCATCCGGATCAAGATCCAGCGGAACATCAACCACAATCTGAAGCTGGACATCTACATCAAGAAGGGAGCCCACTCGACGGAGGAAGAAA TTAACAAGCAGATCAACGATAAGGAACGGATAGCGGCTGCAATGGAGAATCCCAACCTACGACAGCTGGTGGAAAGTTGCATCAAAGAGGAAGACTGA